GCAGGCAGACGTACGCATCGAGCGATTCCCCACGGCCAGCGTCGACGATCCGGCGAACGGGCACGTGGCGATTCACTTGAGTAATCGCGACCACACGCGGAAACTTCCGTTCGTCGTCAGCGATTCCACTTACCGACGCGCCGACGAACAGCGGTTTCTCGGTCCGGGCCAGGCCGCCACGTTGGTTGTGGAGTCGGCTCACGATCACGGTTGGTACGATTTCAGTGTGACGATCGGTGGCAACCCCGGCTACCAACAGCGCTTCGCTGGCCGCGTCGAAACGGGGCGGTGGTCGATCAGCGACCCGGCGATGGGAGGGACTGGATAGGCGCGGCCAGCAACTCTTCCACGACGTCGCGGCAGCGGTCGTGGACGTTGTTGACTTCCCAGCGATCGTCGGGTTTTACGTAGAGTTCGACGCGCGGTTCGCCTGCGCGGATTGTGCGGCGCAGGAACCATTCTCGGGTGCGCAACGCGGTTTCCTCTTCGGCGCTCGAAAAGGTCAACCGTTCGCGCGCCGTGGGCGCTGCGCCGTGGATGATTGCCGCGAGGTCTTCGGCAGATGTCAATTCGGGACGGCGCTGCTGCGCTTGCGCTGCGCTGGGCAGCCGCATGATCCAGGGGACATGCAGCAATTCGCCGTACAGTGATTCATCGAACGGTCCGACGCGGCGATGTTCGCCGAGGGGATAGCCGCGTACGCCGCAGAGCAGGAACGTCGCGTTGGACCAAAGCGCGGAAGTGCGCAGTTGTTCGAGGAACAAGTCCAGGCAGGCGTCGAACGTGGAGATTTGCGCGGCGTAGGCAAGGGCGCAGCCCCAGCGTTCGTCGGGATCGAAGTTGGCGGCGAGCAGTTTGCAGGGTGGTTCGACAAACTCCGGTAGTGGTGCGTCGTCGTCTTCGTGGTAGCGTTCGCGCAAGGCGCGCGGGGCGTCCCAGACCTGTCCCAATGAGCCGATGTGCAGCCAGAACAGGTTCGCTTCGTGCGGCGTTTGAAGGAGTTGCTCGGTCGCCGCGGCGAACACGCTGGCCAGGTGCGTTTCTTCCAAATCTTCGGCCTGCGCTGCGCCGACGCCTGATGGCAATTCGATGACCTCCGCAAATCCGGCCGCGCCGGCGAGCGCCGTGGCTTCCGCATCGTCAGAAATGAACGTCGACGTGGCGCCGGCGATCCACTCACGCGCCGCGGGATGCCACGCGGATTGAAAGAAGTCCGTCAAGTTTGGGCCGGAGGCGTGCGCGTCGTCGAAGACAATCGATTCGCAGGCCAGACGATCGATGGCCGGCGTGGCGATCCAGGCGTTGCCGTAGCAACCGAGGAACTGCGTGCGCAGGCGATCGACGCTTAGCACGATGACACGCTTCGCTTCGCTCACAGGGTCGGTCCCACGTTCCAGGGGGCGAACTCCAATGCGCCGATGCCGAGTTCTTCGCTCTTGGTTTTTCGCCCGCTGGCGGTTTCGAGAATCAAATCGAAGATGCGTTTGCCGACGTCGGCGATCGGTTCGCCGCGGAGGATTTCGCCGGCGTTGAGATCCATGTCGGCTTGCATGCGCTCGTACATTGGCGTGTTCGAGGCGATCTTGATCGACGGCGTTGGTTGGCAGCCGTAGCAACTGCCGCGGCCGGTGGTGAAACAGACGACGTTCGCGCCGCTGGCGACGATACCCGTCACGCTGACGGGATCGAAGCCGGGCGTATCGACGACGACCATGCCGCGGGCGGTGACGGGTTCGGCGTATTCGTACACGCCGGCGAGGGCCGTGGAACCGGCCTTGGCGACGGCGCCGAGTGATTTTTCGTAGATCGTGGTGAGGCCGCCTTCTTTGTTGCCCGGCGAGGGGTTGTTGTCCATGCTGACGCCGAACAGGCCGGTGTAGCGTTCCCACCACTTGATGCGCTCGACGAGTTTTTCGCCGATGGCGCGCGTCTTCGCGCGACGCGTGAGGAGATGTTCCGCGCCGTAGATTTCCGGGGTCTCGGCCAGCATGGCGGTGCCGCCGGCTGCGACGAGCAGGTCACTTGCGACGCCGAGCGCAGGATTCGCCGTGATGCCGGAATTGCCGTCAGAGCCGCCGCAATTGAGACCGAGGACGATCTCGGAGGCCGGCACCGTTTCGCGGCGCACGTCGTTGGCGCGAGGCAGGAGCGCGGCGAGTTGCTGGATGCCTGCCTCGATCGCGGCCGCCGTGCCGCCGACGTCTTGCATGCTGATCGCCGGCGGGCGCACCGGCGTCGGGCCGCCGATCTGCACGAGCTTTTCATGCTCCATCAGGTAGCCGATCGTGCCAGTCTCGCAGCCGAGACCGATGATCAAGTACGCGCCGACGTTCGGGTGTTTGGCGAACCCGGCCAGCGTTCGCGCGAGCATCTGGTGGGCCTCGCCGCCGTATTGAATGCCGCAACCGGTTTGATGCATGATCGGCAGGACGCCGTCGACGTTGGGGAACTGTTTCAACAAGTCGCGATTGAACCGCTCGGCGACGTATTTGCAAACCGTGGCGGAGCAATTCACCGACGACACCACGGCCACATAGTTGCGCGTGCCGACGCGGCCATCGGCGCGGCGATAGCCTTGGAACGTGTAACCTTCCAACGGCTGGGGATCGGGCGGGGTTTCCTGGGCAAACGCGTAGTCGCGCGCGAACTCGCCCGCGGCGCAGTTGTGCGTATGAATCCATGCGCCGGGTTCGATCGGCTCGGTGGCGAAGCCGATCGTTTGGCCGTATTTGCGAGTGCGTTCTCCTTTCGCGATCGGCGCGACGGCGAACTTATGCCCCAGCCGAACCGATTCGCGTAGCTTCACCTTTCCGCCGGCGACTTCGATCGCTTCGCCTGATTCCAGCAACCGCGTGGCGACGGCGAGGTTGTCGGTGGGATGGAGGTGGAGGGCGTCGACAGTGGCGTTCCGCATCGTGGTTGACCGTGGTCTGGCCGTGGGCGATAAGAAGGTTGATGAGGCGGCAACGAACATAGTCTCCTTTCGCTCCGCGAAAGGGCGGCCTTTCGCGGAGCGAAAGGAGACTATGGCGCAAATCCGCATCGCAACAACATGTGACATCCAATGGACCATACTAACATTCCCGATTCGATCCTCCAACGCAAAGGCGCGCGGACCACGCGCGACGTGCCGCGTGAGGTGCGCGCATTGCTTGACGCGGGGCGGATCGAGACGGTTAATCTTTGCGAATGGCTGGTGGTCGATCAGACACGGTTGGCCGAGGTTGTGTTCGCCAAACACGACTGGATTGCGCATTTGCCGGAGGTCGGCCGGGCGTTGGAGGCGAACTCCCAGCGCACGACGTTGAAGGACATGGTCGCCATCGGCGGCGTGCTGGCGTCCGCGTTTGGCGGGAAGCGGCAATTCGCCAAGCCTTATCGAGCGTTGATCTCGCATCCGTCCGACGTGGTGCGCTCGTGGGGCGCGTATCTTGTCGGCAAGTGCGATTCGTTGAGGCTGAGCGAACGGCTGGAACGCATCCGCCCGTTGGCGGCTGATCGGAACATGGGCGTGCGCGAAGCGGCGTGGATGGCAGTGCGCGAGCATCTGA
The sequence above is drawn from the Planctomycetia bacterium genome and encodes:
- a CDS encoding DNA alkylation repair protein; the encoded protein is MDHTNIPDSILQRKGARTTRDVPREVRALLDAGRIETVNLCEWLVVDQTRLAEVVFAKHDWIAHLPEVGRALEANSQRTTLKDMVAIGGVLASAFGGKRQFAKPYRALISHPSDVVRSWGAYLVGKCDSLRLSERLERIRPLAADRNMGVREAAWMAVREHLTAELETAIALLAEWSLDDDPNIRRFASESTRPRGVWCRHIERLKQEPELGLPILAPLKADPAKYVQDSVGNWLNDASKSQPDWVREVCARWRKESKCKETERILKRGLRTIGD
- a CDS encoding sulfatase-like hydrolase/transferase → MSEAKRVIVLSVDRLRTQFLGCYGNAWIATPAIDRLACESIVFDDAHASGPNLTDFFQSAWHPAAREWIAGATSTFISDDAEATALAGAAGFAEVIELPSGVGAAQAEDLEETHLASVFAAATEQLLQTPHEANLFWLHIGSLGQVWDAPRALRERYHEDDDAPLPEFVEPPCKLLAANFDPDERWGCALAYAAQISTFDACLDLFLEQLRTSALWSNATFLLCGVRGYPLGEHRRVGPFDESLYGELLHVPWIMRLPSAAQAQQRRPELTSAEDLAAIIHGAAPTARERLTFSSAEEETALRTREWFLRRTIRAGEPRVELYVKPDDRWEVNNVHDRCRDVVEELLAAPIQSLPSPGR
- a CDS encoding altronate dehydratase family protein — encoded protein: MRNATVDALHLHPTDNLAVATRLLESGEAIEVAGGKVKLRESVRLGHKFAVAPIAKGERTRKYGQTIGFATEPIEPGAWIHTHNCAAGEFARDYAFAQETPPDPQPLEGYTFQGYRRADGRVGTRNYVAVVSSVNCSATVCKYVAERFNRDLLKQFPNVDGVLPIMHQTGCGIQYGGEAHQMLARTLAGFAKHPNVGAYLIIGLGCETGTIGYLMEHEKLVQIGGPTPVRPPAISMQDVGGTAAAIEAGIQQLAALLPRANDVRRETVPASEIVLGLNCGGSDGNSGITANPALGVASDLLVAAGGTAMLAETPEIYGAEHLLTRRAKTRAIGEKLVERIKWWERYTGLFGVSMDNNPSPGNKEGGLTTIYEKSLGAVAKAGSTALAGVYEYAEPVTARGMVVVDTPGFDPVSVTGIVASGANVVCFTTGRGSCYGCQPTPSIKIASNTPMYERMQADMDLNAGEILRGEPIADVGKRIFDLILETASGRKTKSEELGIGALEFAPWNVGPTL